In Niallia sp. FSL W8-0635, one genomic interval encodes:
- a CDS encoding gluconeogenesis factor YvcK family protein codes for MSEKEQPRIVIIGGGTGLSVLLRGLKKYPVDITAIVTVADDGGSSGRLREDLDIPAPGDIRNVLAALSDVEPLVEEMFQHRFTNSKDLDGHSLGNLILAAMTSITGNFTYAIQEMSKVLNVRGKVLPATSHSVILNALMEDGTVVVGESSIPKAEKKIKRVFLTPEDSAPLPETIHAIQQADLIVMGPGSLYTSILPNLVVPEIKEAVREAKAKKVYICNIMTQAGETLDFTASDHVKALYDHVEQPFIDTIIVNKTNIPASVQQRYDEEKAKPVVFDINRLERMKLDVIAGDILKLDQGVIRHNTVEVAKILYSIIE; via the coding sequence ATGAGTGAAAAGGAACAGCCAAGAATTGTAATCATCGGTGGAGGAACAGGTCTTTCAGTGCTTTTACGTGGATTGAAAAAATATCCAGTAGATATAACGGCGATCGTAACAGTAGCCGATGATGGAGGAAGCTCTGGAAGACTAAGGGAAGATCTGGATATCCCTGCTCCTGGAGATATTCGCAATGTTTTAGCCGCATTATCAGATGTGGAGCCGCTAGTGGAGGAGATGTTTCAGCACCGATTCACAAATAGTAAAGACTTAGATGGACATTCATTAGGCAATTTAATTTTAGCTGCAATGACTTCCATTACTGGTAATTTTACCTATGCAATTCAAGAAATGAGCAAAGTACTTAATGTTCGTGGTAAAGTATTACCTGCAACAAGTCATAGTGTGATCTTAAATGCATTAATGGAAGATGGAACCGTTGTTGTGGGAGAATCAAGTATTCCAAAGGCTGAGAAAAAAATAAAGAGGGTATTTTTAACTCCAGAGGATTCTGCACCACTTCCTGAAACCATTCATGCAATCCAGCAAGCAGATTTAATAGTGATGGGTCCTGGAAGCTTATATACAAGTATCTTACCGAATTTGGTTGTCCCAGAAATCAAAGAAGCAGTTCGAGAAGCGAAAGCAAAAAAAGTATATATATGCAATATAATGACACAGGCAGGAGAGACGTTAGATTTTACGGCAAGTGATCATGTGAAGGCGTTGTATGATCATGTAGAGCAACCGTTTATTGACACGATTATCGTGAACAAAACGAATATCCCTGCAAGTGTACAACAAAGATATGATGAAGAAAAAGCAAAGCCTGTGGTTTTTGATATAAATCGACTTGAACGGATGAAACTAGATGTAATAGCTGGCGATATCCTCAAGCTTGATCAAGGTGTTATTCGTCATAATACAGTAGAAGTGGCGAAAATCCTTTATTCAATAATAGAGTAA
- a CDS encoding HPr family phosphocarrier protein produces MVEQEITVGLKAGLQARPAALFVQEASNYLSEVFIEKDGRKVNAKSIMGIMGLAINSGATIKLIVEGSDEVEALQSLRELLK; encoded by the coding sequence ATGGTAGAGCAAGAAATTACAGTTGGTTTAAAAGCGGGACTACAGGCGAGACCGGCAGCTTTATTTGTACAAGAGGCAAGTAATTATTTATCAGAAGTATTTATTGAAAAGGATGGCAGGAAGGTAAATGCTAAGAGTATTATGGGAATAATGGGCTTAGCAATAAATTCTGGTGCAACGATTAAACTAATTGTTGAGGGGAGCGACGAAGTGGAAGCGCTTCAGAGTTTACGCGAATTGCTAAAGTAA
- the hisH gene encoding imidazole glycerol phosphate synthase subunit HisH: MIGIIDYGMGNLFSVSKALERLNAPYFISEDKEALLQADALILPGVGAFKDAMAKLKETGLSEMIEAFVDSGKPLLGICLGMQLLFESSEEHGFSEGLKLLPGKVVRFSGITEDGSPYKVPHMGWNKLHFKKDSLITPNMDDDFVYFVHSYYADTKEEVTIASCTYDKEVPAVVGRNNVYGMQFHPEKSSKLGIHLLSNFANLIQEG, encoded by the coding sequence ATGATCGGGATTATTGATTATGGAATGGGAAATCTGTTCAGTGTTAGTAAAGCGTTGGAACGATTAAATGCTCCTTATTTTATTTCTGAAGACAAAGAAGCGTTGTTACAAGCAGATGCGTTAATTCTTCCTGGTGTAGGTGCGTTTAAAGATGCGATGGCAAAATTAAAAGAAACAGGCTTATCTGAGATGATTGAGGCATTTGTTGATAGCGGCAAACCTTTATTAGGAATATGTCTAGGAATGCAGCTATTGTTTGAGTCAAGTGAGGAGCATGGCTTTAGTGAAGGATTGAAGTTATTGCCAGGAAAAGTGGTTCGTTTTTCTGGAATCACAGAAGATGGTTCGCCATATAAAGTACCTCATATGGGTTGGAATAAGCTTCATTTTAAGAAGGATTCATTGATAACACCGAATATGGACGATGATTTTGTATATTTTGTGCACTCTTATTATGCAGATACCAAAGAGGAAGTAACCATTGCGAGCTGTACCTATGATAAAGAGGTTCCGGCAGTGGTAGGAAGAAACAATGTATATGGCATGCAGTTTCATCCAGAGAAGAGTAGTAAATTGGGTATACATCTATTAAGCAACTTTGCTAATTTAATACAGGAAGGATGA
- the hisIE gene encoding bifunctional phosphoribosyl-AMP cyclohydrolase/phosphoribosyl-ATP diphosphatase HisIE has protein sequence MNVEELKFDEKGLIPAIVQNATTKEVLTLAYMNKESLEKSLQTGETWFYSRSRQELWHKGATSGNTQQIVEIKYDCDQDALVVFIKPNGPACHNGTTSCFVESIYQNKETTSPDYQILANLEKVIEERDNNRPEGTYTTYLFEKGVDKILKKVGEEAAEVIIAAKNRDAEELKWEASDLLYHLFVLLREQKLPFSEILNVLEARHEEKQGK, from the coding sequence ATGAATGTCGAGGAATTGAAGTTTGATGAAAAAGGATTAATTCCTGCTATTGTACAAAATGCTACGACAAAAGAAGTGTTAACACTTGCATATATGAATAAGGAATCCTTAGAAAAATCCTTGCAAACAGGAGAGACTTGGTTTTATAGTCGTTCACGACAAGAGCTTTGGCATAAAGGAGCAACAAGCGGAAATACACAGCAAATTGTCGAGATTAAATATGACTGCGATCAAGATGCGTTAGTAGTATTCATTAAGCCAAATGGTCCTGCTTGCCATAATGGAACAACAAGCTGTTTTGTAGAAAGCATCTACCAAAACAAAGAAACAACTTCTCCAGATTATCAGATACTAGCTAATTTAGAGAAGGTTATCGAAGAAAGAGATAATAATCGCCCTGAAGGTACATATACAACATATTTATTTGAAAAAGGAGTAGATAAGATTCTGAAGAAAGTCGGTGAAGAAGCAGCAGAAGTTATTATTGCTGCGAAAAATCGCGATGCAGAGGAATTGAAGTGGGAAGCATCTGATCTTCTTTATCACTTATTTGTCTTATTAAGAGAGCAAAAACTTCCATTTTCAGAGATTTTAAATGTACTAGAAGCACGTCATGAAGAGAAGCAAGGAAAGTAA
- the rapZ gene encoding RNase adapter RapZ codes for MSASEPQIVIITGMSGAGKTVVIQSFEDLGFFCVDNLPPTLLPKFLELMKESENKMNKVALGMDLRGREFFDDLFTALDDLSNSWVVPKILFLDADDSALVRRYKETRRVHPLAPSGLPLEGIKLEREMLEELKGRAQIIYNTSQSTPRELREKILKEFSVNKQSIFTVNVMSFGFKHGLPIDADLVFDVRFLPNPHYVEHMRPKTGLDVEVSSYVLKWTETGQFLEKIIDLLTFMLPQYKREGKSQLVIAIGCTGGQHRSVALAEYIGHHFEKEYNIAIAHRDMERRKDQQA; via the coding sequence ATGAGTGCAAGTGAACCACAAATCGTAATTATCACAGGAATGTCAGGGGCGGGAAAGACAGTTGTTATCCAAAGCTTTGAAGATTTAGGTTTTTTTTGTGTAGATAACCTACCTCCTACCCTTTTACCTAAGTTTCTTGAACTTATGAAAGAGTCTGAGAATAAGATGAATAAGGTTGCTCTTGGGATGGATTTGCGAGGCAGAGAATTCTTTGATGATTTATTTACTGCGCTAGACGATTTATCAAATTCCTGGGTAGTACCGAAAATTCTTTTTCTAGATGCGGATGACAGCGCCCTAGTTAGAAGGTATAAGGAGACTAGAAGAGTTCATCCCCTTGCACCGTCTGGACTTCCTTTAGAAGGAATTAAACTCGAAAGAGAAATGTTAGAAGAGCTAAAAGGCAGAGCACAAATTATATATAATACATCACAGAGCACTCCAAGAGAACTTCGTGAAAAGATTTTAAAAGAGTTCTCTGTAAATAAACAATCTATCTTTACTGTAAATGTGATGAGTTTTGGATTTAAGCATGGACTTCCTATTGATGCAGATTTAGTATTTGATGTGCGTTTTTTACCAAACCCTCATTACGTGGAGCATATGAGACCGAAAACTGGTTTAGATGTGGAAGTATCCAGTTATGTGTTGAAATGGACAGAGACAGGTCAATTTTTAGAAAAAATAATTGATTTGTTAACGTTTATGCTCCCCCAATATAAGAGAGAAGGAAAATCGCAGCTTGTTATAGCGATTGGCTGTACGGGGGGACAGCACCGGTCTGTTGCATTAGCAGAATATATTGGGCATCATTTTGAAAAGGAATATAATATTGCTATTGCTCACCGTGATATGGAGAGGAGAAAGGACCAACAGGCATGA
- the hisA gene encoding 1-(5-phosphoribosyl)-5-[(5-phosphoribosylamino)methylideneamino]imidazole-4-carboxamide isomerase: MTFTLYPAIDMRGGKCVRLLQGDYEKETIYGDSPFDMAKSFVEQGASWIHMVDLDGAKDGRRVNDQFVIDAAKKLGAQVQIGGGIRQEGDIVHYLENGVTRVIIGSIAVSNPEFAMEMIRKYGKGIAIGIDAKNGFVATHGWLSTSEVKAVELGKRFADAGAETFIFTDIATDGMLSGPNVDAIEEMAMITKKEVIASGGVSSIEDLNRLKEIHAKGVGGAIIGKALYERRFTLEEALAQMN; encoded by the coding sequence ATGACTTTTACTTTATACCCTGCTATTGATATGCGGGGCGGAAAATGTGTCCGTCTGCTTCAAGGAGACTATGAAAAAGAAACAATCTATGGAGATTCTCCGTTTGATATGGCAAAAAGCTTTGTGGAGCAGGGTGCTAGCTGGATACATATGGTTGATTTAGATGGTGCGAAGGATGGTAGGAGAGTAAATGACCAATTCGTTATTGATGCAGCCAAAAAATTAGGTGCTCAAGTACAAATTGGGGGAGGAATTAGGCAAGAAGGAGATATTGTCCATTATTTAGAAAATGGTGTAACACGAGTCATAATCGGCAGTATAGCTGTTTCCAATCCAGAATTTGCGATGGAGATGATTCGCAAATATGGAAAGGGAATCGCCATTGGAATCGACGCGAAAAACGGTTTTGTTGCAACACATGGCTGGCTGTCTACTTCTGAGGTGAAAGCTGTCGAGCTCGGAAAACGTTTTGCAGATGCCGGAGCGGAAACCTTTATTTTTACGGATATTGCAACAGATGGCATGCTAAGTGGTCCAAATGTGGACGCAATCGAAGAAATGGCTATGATTACCAAAAAAGAAGTAATTGCATCAGGTGGGGTAAGTAGTATTGAGGATCTTAACCGACTTAAGGAAATTCACGCTAAAGGTGTCGGTGGTGCAATCATTGGTAAAGCCTTATATGAAAGAAGATTTACATTAGAAGAAGCTTTAGCGCAAATGAACTGA
- a CDS encoding tetratricopeptide repeat protein, whose translation MNKNSSRVQPVGKLITFNPTGEFYFNKGIKAYHQRDYYKSLKYLQRALALEPGEPMIACQLAVVYADIGEYQKSNELLHVIIEELDEDMVECYYFLANNYAHLGFFKDAYYHAKLYLSLDKDGEFVEDTEDLMEVLSLESEELEEEEAYEEEDLITRQEQARALLESGNFPQAIEVLTKVIQDYPEYWSAHNNLALAHFYLGQAEKASEILEHVLTKNIGNLHALCNKLVFAYYQNNDSHVTELAAILRKINPISIDHQFKLGTTFALIGEYDTAYFWLKKIYKKGFQGDGSFYYWLSYAAYHTGNKQTAKKAWKKVIDDQPEKEGQEPWNNSEHKISGFEDHLSSILKRFESNHVEERLFATFLTSVSSLKEKILSSSSIQQKNVFTKIEQDYLSFVKSGTQIKDPFLYVAHHTAEQIYSNHHPIGTEETSLYLLWFSAILEMQTAGALYKNCIASAAAIDYLWNQTRDSKKTQQEIADQYGLSTSTLQKYIKSMKSYMQSIYS comes from the coding sequence ATGAATAAAAACTCAAGTAGAGTACAACCAGTGGGTAAACTTATTACATTTAATCCTACAGGCGAATTTTATTTCAACAAAGGAATTAAAGCATATCATCAAAGAGACTATTATAAATCCCTTAAATATTTGCAAAGAGCACTGGCATTGGAACCAGGAGAACCGATGATTGCATGTCAGCTTGCAGTCGTTTATGCAGATATTGGAGAATATCAAAAATCTAATGAACTTCTCCATGTTATTATTGAAGAATTAGATGAGGATATGGTTGAGTGTTATTATTTCTTAGCGAATAATTACGCCCATTTAGGATTTTTTAAAGATGCATATTATCATGCAAAATTATATTTAAGTCTGGATAAAGATGGGGAGTTTGTAGAGGATACAGAGGACCTTATGGAGGTTCTTTCTTTGGAATCAGAAGAGCTTGAGGAAGAAGAGGCTTATGAGGAAGAGGATCTTATTACAAGACAGGAACAGGCAAGAGCCTTGCTTGAGTCTGGCAACTTTCCACAAGCTATAGAAGTGTTGACGAAAGTTATTCAAGATTATCCAGAGTATTGGTCGGCTCATAATAATTTAGCGTTAGCTCATTTCTATCTTGGTCAAGCGGAAAAGGCAAGTGAGATTTTAGAGCATGTTCTAACCAAAAATATCGGAAACTTACACGCTTTATGTAATAAGCTCGTATTTGCTTATTATCAAAATAACGACTCTCACGTTACGGAATTAGCAGCTATCTTAAGAAAGATTAACCCTATTTCCATTGATCATCAATTCAAGCTAGGCACTACTTTCGCACTTATCGGCGAATATGATACTGCTTATTTCTGGTTGAAAAAGATCTATAAAAAAGGATTCCAAGGGGATGGTTCTTTTTATTATTGGTTATCTTATGCAGCTTACCACACAGGAAATAAACAAACTGCGAAAAAAGCATGGAAAAAGGTAATCGATGACCAACCTGAAAAAGAAGGGCAAGAGCCATGGAACAACTCGGAACATAAGATTAGTGGATTTGAGGACCATCTTAGCTCTATTCTGAAAAGATTTGAAAGCAATCATGTAGAGGAACGTTTATTTGCGACTTTCTTAACTTCTGTCTCTAGTCTAAAGGAAAAAATCCTTTCGTCTTCTTCTATTCAGCAAAAAAATGTTTTTACGAAAATAGAACAGGATTATTTATCTTTTGTTAAATCTGGTACCCAAATAAAGGATCCATTCTTATATGTTGCACATCATACAGCAGAGCAAATCTATTCAAACCATCATCCTATTGGAACGGAAGAGACTAGTCTGTATTTATTATGGTTTTCAGCTATCTTGGAAATGCAAACAGCAGGAGCGTTATATAAAAATTGCATAGCCAGTGCAGCTGCTATCGATTATCTGTGGAATCAAACGCGTGATTCAAAGAAAACCCAGCAAGAAATTGCCGATCAGTATGGGCTTTCCACATCAACTTTACAGAAATATATAAAGTCGATGAAAAGCTATATGCAATCTATCTATAGTTAA
- the hisF gene encoding imidazole glycerol phosphate synthase subunit HisF, protein MLTKRIIPCLDVKDGRVVKGIQFVQLRDAGDPVELARFYDEQGADELVFLDISASQEGRKTMVEVVKEVASQLAIPFTVGGGIHSLEDMKKILRAGADKVSLNTAAVLNPTLIEEGANFFGSQCIVVAIDAKYDTELGSWRVYTHGGRNPVDKDVITWAKEVVALGAGEILLTSMDSDGEKNGFNLALTKAVSEAVSVPVIASGGAGNAEHFEEAFKEGKADAALAASIFHYKETSVREVKEYLKEKGVLVR, encoded by the coding sequence ATGTTAACCAAGCGGATTATTCCATGTTTGGATGTAAAAGACGGACGTGTTGTAAAAGGAATTCAGTTTGTTCAATTAAGAGATGCTGGAGATCCAGTTGAGTTAGCTCGCTTTTATGATGAACAAGGAGCAGATGAACTCGTATTTCTCGATATTTCTGCATCCCAGGAAGGACGAAAAACGATGGTAGAGGTCGTCAAGGAAGTTGCGTCCCAGCTTGCTATTCCTTTTACTGTTGGTGGGGGCATCCATTCCTTAGAGGATATGAAAAAGATCCTTCGGGCAGGTGCAGATAAGGTATCTTTAAATACAGCAGCAGTGTTAAATCCTACTTTAATTGAAGAGGGCGCTAATTTTTTTGGCTCTCAATGTATTGTCGTTGCGATTGATGCAAAATATGATACTGAACTTGGCTCATGGCGTGTTTACACACATGGCGGAAGAAATCCAGTAGATAAAGATGTTATTACATGGGCAAAAGAAGTTGTAGCACTTGGGGCTGGTGAAATCTTATTAACTAGCATGGATTCGGATGGAGAGAAAAATGGCTTTAATCTAGCATTGACAAAAGCGGTAAGTGAGGCGGTTTCTGTTCCGGTAATTGCTTCAGGGGGAGCTGGCAATGCTGAGCATTTTGAAGAAGCGTTTAAAGAGGGAAAAGCAGATGCTGCTCTAGCTGCCTCAATTTTTCACTATAAAGAAACATCCGTTCGCGAAGTAAAGGAATATTTGAAGGAAAAGGGAGTGCTTGTTAGATGA
- a CDS encoding NUDIX hydrolase, whose amino-acid sequence MQRVTNCLLLKDNKVLLLQKPRRGWWVAPGGKMEPGESVRDSCIREYREETGIYLRNPNIKGIFTFIIKDGDKIVSEWMMFTFFSTNADGVNVDESAEGKIVWHDLDNVKNLPMAEGDYHILDYMIHGNGIIYGTFTYTPDFELISYRLDPS is encoded by the coding sequence TTGCAACGTGTGACGAATTGTTTATTACTTAAAGATAATAAAGTTTTGCTGCTACAGAAGCCGAGACGCGGTTGGTGGGTGGCACCTGGTGGAAAAATGGAGCCTGGGGAGTCAGTGCGGGATTCCTGTATTCGTGAATACAGAGAAGAAACAGGTATTTACTTAAGAAATCCTAATATCAAAGGGATTTTCACCTTTATTATTAAAGATGGAGATAAAATTGTATCGGAGTGGATGATGTTCACCTTTTTCTCTACGAACGCTGATGGTGTCAATGTAGATGAATCAGCTGAAGGGAAAATTGTCTGGCACGATTTAGATAATGTAAAAAACTTGCCAATGGCAGAAGGCGATTATCATATATTAGACTACATGATTCATGGGAATGGAATTATCTATGGAACCTTTACTTATACACCTGACTTTGAATTAATTAGTTACCGTTTAGATCCAAGCTAA
- the trxB gene encoding thioredoxin-disulfide reductase, giving the protein MTEEIIYDVIIIGAGPAGMTAAVYTSRANLSTLMIERGIPGGQMANTEEVENFPGFESILGPDLSNKMFNHAKKFGAEYAYGDIKEVVDGKEYKTVKAGSKEFKARSIIISTGAEYKKVGVPGEKELGGRGVSYCAVCDGAFFKNKRLFVIGGGDSAVEEGVYLTRFASQVTIVHRRDELRAQKILQKRAFDNEKVDFIWNHTIKEINEKDGKVGSVTLVSTVDQTEQELEADGVFIYIGMVPLSKPFESLGITNENGYIETDDQMETKVPGIFAAGDIREKTLRQIVTATGDGSIAAQSAQHYVEELAEALKQQA; this is encoded by the coding sequence ATGACAGAAGAAATAATTTATGATGTTATTATTATTGGGGCAGGTCCAGCTGGAATGACAGCGGCTGTTTATACATCTCGTGCTAATCTTTCTACTTTAATGATTGAAAGAGGAATACCTGGCGGACAGATGGCGAATACAGAAGAAGTGGAAAATTTCCCCGGATTTGAAAGTATCTTAGGTCCAGATTTATCCAATAAAATGTTTAATCATGCAAAAAAATTCGGTGCTGAATATGCTTATGGTGATATTAAAGAAGTAGTAGATGGAAAAGAATATAAAACAGTTAAAGCTGGTTCGAAAGAATTTAAAGCAAGATCTATTATTATTTCTACAGGTGCAGAATATAAAAAGGTTGGAGTACCTGGTGAAAAAGAATTAGGTGGTCGCGGTGTATCTTACTGTGCAGTATGTGATGGTGCGTTCTTTAAGAATAAGCGTCTATTCGTTATCGGTGGAGGCGATTCAGCAGTTGAAGAAGGTGTATATTTAACTCGTTTTGCATCTCAAGTGACAATTGTGCACAGACGTGATGAATTAAGAGCACAGAAAATCCTTCAAAAAAGAGCGTTTGATAATGAAAAAGTAGACTTTATTTGGAATCATACCATTAAAGAAATCAATGAAAAGGATGGAAAAGTGGGCAGTGTGACACTTGTTTCTACTGTGGATCAAACAGAGCAAGAGCTAGAGGCTGACGGCGTGTTTATTTATATTGGCATGGTTCCATTATCTAAACCATTTGAAAGCTTAGGGATTACCAATGAAAATGGCTATATTGAAACAGACGATCAAATGGAAACGAAAGTACCTGGAATATTTGCGGCTGGCGATATTCGTGAAAAAACACTTCGTCAAATTGTTACTGCAACAGGTGACGGAAGTATTGCTGCTCAAAGTGCACAGCACTATGTGGAAGAACTAGCGGAAGCGTTAAAACAACAAGCATAA
- the hisB gene encoding imidazoleglycerol-phosphate dehydratase HisB, producing MGRTAAINRKTGETNIQLSFNVDGEGVSEIDTGVPFMNHMLDLFTKHGQFNLTVQANGDIEVDDHHTTEDIGICLGMALKDALGDKKGIKRYGNSFVPMDDTLAQVVIDLSNRPHLEFRAEFPSDKVGTFDTELVHEFLWKFALEARMNLHVILHYGQNTHHMIEAIFKAMARALDEATTIDPRIKGIPSTKGML from the coding sequence ATGGGAAGAACCGCTGCAATCAATAGAAAAACAGGAGAAACTAACATTCAGTTATCTTTCAATGTAGACGGGGAAGGAGTTTCCGAAATCGATACTGGCGTGCCATTTATGAATCATATGCTAGATTTATTTACAAAACACGGTCAATTTAATTTGACAGTACAAGCGAATGGCGATATTGAGGTAGATGATCATCATACTACGGAAGACATCGGGATATGTCTTGGAATGGCGCTGAAGGATGCTCTTGGTGATAAAAAGGGCATTAAACGATATGGAAATAGCTTTGTGCCAATGGATGATACATTAGCCCAAGTTGTAATCGATTTAAGTAATAGACCACATCTAGAATTTCGTGCGGAATTTCCAAGTGATAAGGTAGGAACCTTTGATACAGAACTTGTACATGAATTCCTTTGGAAATTCGCATTAGAAGCTAGAATGAATCTTCACGTTATTTTACATTACGGACAAAATACGCATCATATGATTGAAGCAATATTTAAAGCGATGGCTCGTGCCTTAGACGAAGCAACGACGATTGACCCTAGAATCAAGGGGATTCCTTCGACGAAAGGAATGCTGTAA
- the whiA gene encoding DNA-binding protein WhiA gives MSFASETKKELTTIETKNCCGKAELSALIQMNGTLSFSNQRLVVNIQTENAAIARRIYTLIKRYFDIPVELLVRKKMRLKKNNVYIVRISNKGKEVLEELSILKEGFVFTHEISPELIKKKCCKRSYLRGAFLAGGSVNNPETSSYHLEIASLYKEHINALSDLMNTFGLKSKTLERKKGFIAYLKEAEKITEFLNIIGAHGALLRFEDIRIVRDMRNSVNRLVNCETANLNKTIGASLRQVENIRYIDKTVGLQILPDKLREIAELRVAYQDVTLKELGEMVSSGNISKSGINHRLRKIDEIADNLRRGEAVK, from the coding sequence ATGTCTTTTGCGTCAGAAACAAAAAAAGAATTGACAACAATTGAAACCAAAAATTGCTGCGGTAAAGCAGAATTATCAGCACTGATACAAATGAACGGGACACTTTCCTTTTCCAACCAGAGGCTAGTTGTTAATATACAGACAGAGAATGCAGCTATAGCTAGAAGAATATATACCTTAATTAAAAGATATTTCGACATACCTGTTGAATTGCTTGTGCGAAAAAAAATGCGTTTAAAAAAGAACAATGTATATATTGTACGAATTTCGAATAAAGGCAAAGAAGTTTTAGAGGAATTGAGTATTCTTAAAGAAGGCTTTGTCTTTACCCATGAAATCTCACCAGAGCTAATTAAGAAAAAATGCTGTAAACGATCGTATTTAAGAGGCGCCTTTTTAGCAGGTGGCTCTGTAAATAACCCAGAAACATCTTCTTACCACTTAGAAATTGCTTCCTTATATAAAGAGCATATAAATGCACTTAGTGATTTAATGAATACATTTGGTCTAAAAAGTAAGACATTAGAAAGAAAAAAAGGGTTTATTGCTTATTTAAAGGAAGCAGAAAAAATCACCGAGTTCCTCAATATTATTGGAGCGCATGGTGCACTACTTCGCTTTGAAGACATTCGCATTGTTAGAGACATGAGAAATTCAGTAAATCGATTAGTAAATTGTGAAACAGCCAATTTAAATAAAACAATTGGGGCTTCCTTAAGGCAAGTGGAGAATATTCGATATATTGATAAAACAGTTGGACTGCAAATTCTTCCTGATAAGCTTAGAGAAATTGCAGAGCTTCGAGTTGCCTATCAAGATGTAACCTTGAAGGAATTAGGAGAAATGGTGTCTTCTGGTAATATCAGTAAATCTGGTATCAATCATCGTTTAAGAAAAATTGATGAAATTGCAGATAATCTTCGTCGTGGAGAAGCTGTGAAATAA
- the clpP gene encoding ATP-dependent Clp endopeptidase proteolytic subunit ClpP, giving the protein MNLIPTVIEQTNRGERAYDIYSRLLKDRIIMLGSAIDDNVANSIVSQLLFLETENPEKDVSIYINSPGGSITAGMAIYDTMQYIKPDVQTICIGMAASMGAFLLAAGTKGKRYALPNSEVMIHQPLGGAQGQATEIEIAAKRILFLRDKLNGILSERTGQPIDIIARDTERDNFMTADKAKEYGLVDHVISRNSLEDKKNK; this is encoded by the coding sequence ATGAATTTAATTCCTACAGTTATTGAGCAAACAAACAGAGGAGAACGCGCTTACGATATCTACTCTCGTTTATTAAAAGACCGTATTATTATGCTTGGTAGTGCTATTGATGATAATGTAGCTAACTCTATCGTATCACAGCTTTTATTCTTAGAAACAGAAAATCCTGAAAAAGATGTATCTATTTATATCAATAGCCCAGGTGGAAGTATCACTGCTGGAATGGCTATTTATGATACGATGCAATATATCAAACCAGATGTTCAAACAATCTGTATTGGTATGGCTGCTTCTATGGGAGCATTTTTACTTGCTGCTGGTACAAAAGGGAAGCGTTATGCTCTTCCAAACAGTGAAGTAATGATTCACCAGCCACTTGGTGGAGCACAAGGTCAAGCAACGGAAATCGAAATTGCTGCTAAACGTATTTTATTCTTACGTGATAAATTAAACGGTATTTTATCTGAGCGCACTGGTCAACCTATTGACATTATTGCAAGAGATACAGAACGCGATAACTTTATGACTGCTGATAAAGCAAAAGAATATGGTTTAGTTGACCATGTTATTAGCCGTAATTCTCTTGAAGATAAAAAAAATAAATAA
- a CDS encoding nuclease-related domain-containing protein — translation MIHNLRLYNGKSYFQIDYLLLTRFFFVIINCKNYLGTLIFDTTLNQFIRIRNNQEEGYLDPISQVKRLKRQLEHFLQKHHFTIPPLNPSLLFPNPLQS, via the coding sequence ATTATTCATAATCTTCGTTTATACAATGGAAAATCTTATTTTCAAATAGACTATCTCCTGCTGACTCGTTTCTTTTTTGTCATTATTAATTGTAAAAACTACTTAGGCACATTAATTTTTGATACAACCTTAAACCAGTTTATCCGAATTAGAAATAATCAAGAAGAGGGATACTTAGATCCAATCTCTCAAGTAAAAAGATTAAAGCGACAATTAGAGCATTTCTTACAGAAACACCACTTTACTATTCCCCCATTGAACCCCTCGTTATTATTTCCAAACCCTCTACAATCATAA